From Lolium perenne isolate Kyuss_39 chromosome 5, Kyuss_2.0, whole genome shotgun sequence, a single genomic window includes:
- the LOC127299495 gene encoding cell division topological specificity factor homolog, chloroplastic: protein MAMATATAISGRVAGEASAILAPSASFLPAPLRRAPCSKTHFCAFPRGAPSNLMLKPGQLCLERQSCLLQRSSTTSALSRGDFSPVTQDVEGFLHSVVNMGFLDRLKLAWKIIFPAPTIHENTNASIAKQRLKMILFSDRCEVSDEAKKKIVENVVEALSEFVEIESRDSVQVDISTDAGLGTVYSVTVPVRRVKPEYQESDEQYRGKIVGVDFKDTGESSGNVDVTFDFYVPSENP, encoded by the exons ATGGCGATGGCGACAGCGACGGCGATCTCCGGCCGCGTAGCCGGCGAGGCCAGCGCAATCCTCGCTCCTTCCGCTTCATTTCTGCCTGCGCCGCTCCGGCGCGCCCCCTGCTCCAAG ACACACTTTTGTGCTTTTCCTCGTGGAGCACCTAGCAACCTCATGCTTAAACCGGGACAACTATGCCTTGAGCGCCAAAGCTGTTTATTACAGAGATCTAGTACAACTTCTGCTCTTTCAAGGGGAGACTTCTCTCCTGTTACTCAAGACGTTGAAGGCTTCCTTCACAGTGTTGTCAATATGGGATTTCTTGACCGTCTGAAACTGGCTTGGAAGATAATCTTCCCTGCACCGACCATACATGAGAACACAAACGCAAGTATTGCAAAACAGAGGCTGAAGATGATCCTATTCTCTGACAGGTGTGAGGTCAGtgatgaagcaaagaaaaagataGTGGAAAACGTTGTTGAGGCGCTATCTGAATTTGTTGAGATCGAATCACGGGACAGTGTACAAGTGGATATCTCGACTGATGCTGGCCTCGGCACGGTGTATTCTGTGACTGTCCCCGTGCGCCGTGTGAAGCCAGAGTATCAGGAATCGGACGAGCAATACAGAGGGAAAATTGTCGGGGTCGACTTCAAGGACACTGGAGAATCGTCTGGTAATGTTGACGTCACCTTTGATTTCTATGTACCCAGTGAGAACCCCTGA
- the LOC127299496 gene encoding NAD(P)H-quinone oxidoreductase subunit U, chloroplastic, translating to MAAVGVTSPAAPATVFSLSTRRRIHLQPARFSAAASFRARCAAAAADGGAAASEGGAAAAEGDPDAGTDVAGGAATSTRPPYSIISAANVQKAMRGLAITDSDHYGRLGITRLASTDEVKTAYEKRCEQLNSQGLEEEEISKEHDLLKESFTILSTEEERRLYDWSLARNGQPERYVWPFEVDPLELAPDPPEDPEDEFPTILVGYFLLAWFIISVACSVILNRS from the exons ATGGCTGCCGTTGGCGTCACCTCCCCGGCGGCGCCAGCCACCGTGTTCTCCTTGTCCACCCGCCGCCGCATCCACCTCCAGCCCGCCCGATTTTCCGCTGCAGCATCGTTCCGCGCGCGATGCGCCGCCGCGGCGGCCGATGGCGGGGCTGCGGCCTCGGAGGGCGGGGCTGCGGCAGCCGAGGGGGATCCCGACGCGGGAACAGACGTCGCCGGCGGAGCGGCCACCTCCACGCGGCCTCCATACTCGATCATCTCCGCAGCCAACGTGCAGAAGGCGATGCGGGGCCTTG CAATTACAGATTCTGATCACTATGGGAGGCTTGGAATCACCAGATTAGCGTCAACCGATGAG GTTAAAACTGCATATGAGAAAAGGTGTGAACAACTAAACAGCCAAGGACTGGAAGAAGAGGAAATCAGCAAGGAACATGATCTATTAAAG GAATCTTTTACCATACTATCAACCGAGGAAGAGAGAAGATTATATGATTGGAGCTTGGCAAGAAATGGGCAGCCCGAGCGATATGTCTGGCCTTTCGAAGTTGACCCCTTGGAGTTGGCACCAGATCCTCCAGAG GACCCAGAGGATGAGTTTCCAACGATTCTTGTCGGATACTTCTTGCTGGCATGGTTCATAATTTCTGTTGCCTGCTCGGTGATTCTCAACAGATCATGA